The genomic interval CAACAAGTGTGCATACTTACTATAAAATAGTATGCTAGACTAGGCACCATGGCAATGCCTGTCAGACAGACACTACTTACGAGTACATTCTTCGAAGCactaaataacaattataGAAATTCCAAATTTTTCGAAATAGCCGCAACATGGACACAGACGCAGACAGTAATCAGCGTGAGACCGGACCATCGTTGGACAGCTCTTTCTTCGAGACGCTGTGGCCGCTGATACTGGATGATAATCAGTGTCGTGTGGAAAGCGAATCTGTTGATTTCTTTGTGCCGCGTAAGCCTTTTGATCAGATGCGTTGGCATACCCTGCTGGCTAATGTGGGCTTCCCGGACTACGAGAAGCCGTATGATCTGCGCTGCTGTGAGGCCGCCAAGCAGCAGGAGGAGGCCGAGCAGATGGCCGAAAAGGCGGTTGATGAAGCCGTTGAGCGTCAgagtgctgttgctgccgacTATGAACCAACTGGTTCGCGGGCCATCAGGCGTGTGGATAAGGAAGTCGAGTTTCTACAAAAGGAGCAGCACCGTCGACAGCACTTGGCCTATTGCTTTGCCAATCGCAAGAATCCGAGGGCTATGCAAACGCCCATCCATGAAGTCACCTTTGTTCTCACACGTGAGCTGCGCGCTGGCTTCCAGTGCCCCATGGAGCACGAGATCCTGGAAGGCATTTATCAATATAACTGCAAGCTGATTCTTATTGATGCGAGCACGGACGTCTGTGTAGATGACTTTCAGCGCTGGATCAAGTTCCGGCCTTATGCCCAAATGCTTTGTCTTGTTCGCTGTCCGCGTGTCGAGCGGCACTTGCAATTGCTCAAGGTCTTTCACACGCTCCTGGTAGAGGAAGATGTCCAGAACTCTTGGCACGAGGAGCTGCAGTGCTCTATCCGCGCGGGTCTCAAGGAGGCCAAGAAGCTGGAGCTCTTTCCCAACTGTGCCgatgcatttgtttttgtgttctcACGCTATCGTAGTCTTTGCACTTGTGACACCTACAAAATTTTGCGGCGCATTTAACTTTTGGATATGCAATGcaaaaatttacaattttatcaGTTTCCAGATTCATGTTATAAGCGTTGCACAGTGTGGTCT from Drosophila virilis strain 15010-1051.87 chromosome 2, Dvir_AGI_RSII-ME, whole genome shotgun sequence carries:
- the LOC6630163 gene encoding uncharacterized protein, whose amino-acid sequence is MDTDADSNQRETGPSLDSSFFETLWPLILDDNQCRVESESVDFFVPRKPFDQMRWHTLLANVGFPDYEKPYDLRCCEAAKQQEEAEQMAEKAVDEAVERQSAVAADYEPTGSRAIRRVDKEVEFLQKEQHRRQHLAYCFANRKNPRAMQTPIHEVTFVLTRELRAGFQCPMEHEILEGIYQYNCKLILIDASTDVCVDDFQRWIKFRPYAQMLCLVRCPRVERHLQLLKVFHTLLVEEDVQNSWHEELQCSIRAGLKEAKKLELFPNCADAFVFVFSRYRSLCTCDTYKILRRI